One genomic region from Ornithinimicrobium flavum encodes:
- the valS gene encoding valine--tRNA ligase, whose protein sequence is MTSDRRLDPPRPATLPERPTVDGLEERWVEVWRDSDHYTFDREAALVADRSQIFAVDTPPPTASGSLHLGHVFGYTQADCLARYHRMTGKHVFYPIGWDDNGLPTERRVQNYYGVRGDATLPHDPGFIPPQQGGDGRSSKAADQVPVGRANFIELCEELTVIDEKAFEDTFRRLGLSLDWTVQYRTIDDRSRTVAQQAFLRNLARGEAYSAEAPGLWDITFQTAVAQAELEARDYPGAYHRVAYHRTDGGGPVHIETTRPELICSVVALIAHPDDERYQELFGATVTSPLFGVEVPVLAHPAAEMDKGAGIAMCCTFGDMTDVQWWRELSLPTRSVITRNGRLQAETPGWIAGGPGEQLYAEQLAGRTTHAAREAVVAALRESGDLDGEPQRTQRKANFFEKGDKPLEIVTSRQWFIRNGGKDEELRAELLGRGEELAFHPEFMRNRYRNWVGGLNGDWLISRQRFFGVQIPVWYAVDASGEVDYDTVLVPGEERLPVDPMSDVPDGYDESQRDQPGGFTGDPDIMDTWATSSLSPQIAAGWPTRGGDGPGSDPELFAKIFPFDMRPQGHDIIRTWLFATVVRAHLEHASLPWTDAYVNGWILDPDRKKMSKSKGNATTPLGMLEEHGTDAVRYWAAAARPGVDTIDDPNQVKVGRRLAMKLLNASKFALSFGDLPAGADGAPADAATLVTEPIDRSMLAGLAEVVERATASYEAWDYSTALDLTEAFFWTFCDDYLELVKERAYGGAFGEEAATDGAPSAGTLSARAALRLALSVQLRLLAPVLSFAAEEVWSWWHEEGSSVHVQPWPVAAELAAAVKGGDVALLGVVGQALTGLRKAKSEAKVKMRTAISAATVAGPAADVERVRAALGDLSAAGKVSGEIALVDGESLEVRDVELVTDEVPA, encoded by the coding sequence ATGACGTCCGACCGCCGCCTCGACCCCCCGCGCCCGGCCACCCTGCCCGAGCGCCCCACCGTCGACGGTCTCGAGGAGCGCTGGGTAGAGGTCTGGCGGGACAGCGACCACTACACCTTCGACCGGGAGGCGGCCCTGGTGGCCGACCGGAGCCAGATCTTCGCGGTCGACACCCCGCCTCCCACCGCCTCGGGCAGCCTGCACCTCGGCCACGTCTTCGGCTACACCCAGGCCGACTGCCTGGCCCGCTACCACCGGATGACGGGCAAGCACGTGTTCTACCCCATCGGCTGGGACGACAACGGCCTGCCGACGGAGCGACGGGTGCAGAACTACTACGGCGTCCGCGGTGACGCGACGCTGCCCCACGACCCGGGCTTCATCCCGCCGCAGCAGGGTGGTGACGGGCGGAGCTCGAAGGCCGCCGACCAGGTGCCGGTCGGGCGGGCCAACTTCATCGAGCTCTGCGAGGAGCTCACGGTGATCGACGAGAAGGCCTTCGAGGACACCTTCCGTCGCCTGGGGCTCTCCCTGGACTGGACGGTGCAGTACCGCACCATCGACGACCGCTCCCGCACCGTGGCCCAGCAGGCCTTCCTGCGCAACCTGGCCCGGGGGGAGGCCTACTCCGCCGAGGCCCCGGGACTGTGGGACATCACCTTCCAGACCGCGGTCGCCCAGGCCGAGCTGGAGGCCCGCGACTACCCCGGCGCCTACCACCGGGTGGCCTACCACCGCACGGACGGCGGCGGGCCGGTGCACATCGAGACCACCCGCCCCGAGCTGATCTGCTCGGTCGTCGCGCTCATCGCGCACCCCGACGACGAGCGCTACCAGGAGCTCTTCGGCGCCACCGTCACCTCGCCCCTCTTCGGCGTGGAGGTGCCGGTGCTGGCCCACCCGGCCGCCGAGATGGACAAGGGCGCCGGCATCGCGATGTGCTGCACCTTCGGCGACATGACCGACGTGCAGTGGTGGCGCGAGCTCTCGCTGCCCACCCGCTCGGTCATCACCCGCAACGGTCGCCTGCAGGCCGAGACCCCCGGCTGGATCGCCGGCGGGCCGGGCGAGCAGCTGTATGCCGAGCAGCTGGCCGGGAGGACCACGCACGCCGCGCGGGAGGCGGTCGTGGCCGCCCTGCGCGAGTCCGGCGACCTGGACGGCGAGCCGCAGCGGACGCAGCGCAAGGCCAACTTCTTCGAGAAGGGCGACAAGCCGCTGGAGATCGTCACCAGCCGCCAGTGGTTCATCCGCAACGGGGGCAAGGACGAGGAGTTGCGGGCCGAGCTGCTGGGGCGGGGCGAGGAGCTGGCCTTCCACCCCGAGTTCATGCGCAACCGCTACCGCAACTGGGTGGGCGGCCTGAACGGCGACTGGCTGATCAGCCGCCAGCGCTTCTTCGGCGTGCAGATCCCCGTCTGGTACGCCGTGGACGCCTCCGGCGAGGTCGACTACGACACCGTCCTGGTCCCGGGTGAGGAGCGCCTCCCCGTCGACCCGATGTCCGACGTGCCCGACGGGTACGACGAGAGCCAGCGGGACCAGCCGGGCGGTTTCACCGGCGACCCGGACATCATGGACACCTGGGCGACCAGCTCGCTGTCCCCGCAGATCGCCGCGGGCTGGCCCACGCGGGGAGGCGACGGGCCGGGGTCCGACCCCGAGCTCTTCGCCAAGATCTTCCCCTTCGACATGCGCCCGCAGGGGCACGACATCATCCGCACCTGGCTGTTCGCGACCGTGGTGCGCGCCCACCTGGAGCACGCGTCGCTGCCCTGGACCGACGCCTACGTCAACGGCTGGATCCTGGACCCGGACCGCAAGAAGATGAGCAAGTCCAAGGGCAACGCCACGACCCCGCTGGGCATGCTCGAGGAGCACGGCACCGACGCGGTCCGCTACTGGGCGGCCGCAGCCCGCCCCGGCGTGGACACGATCGACGACCCCAACCAGGTCAAGGTCGGCCGTCGGCTGGCGATGAAGCTGCTCAACGCCAGCAAGTTCGCGCTCAGCTTCGGCGATCTGCCGGCCGGTGCCGACGGCGCTCCCGCCGACGCCGCCACCCTGGTCACCGAGCCGATCGACCGCTCGATGCTGGCCGGGCTCGCCGAGGTGGTCGAGCGGGCGACGGCCTCCTACGAGGCCTGGGACTACTCGACCGCCCTCGACCTCACCGAGGCCTTCTTCTGGACCTTCTGCGACGACTACCTCGAGCTCGTCAAGGAGCGCGCCTACGGCGGGGCCTTCGGGGAGGAGGCCGCGACCGACGGGGCGCCCTCGGCCGGCACCCTCTCGGCCCGGGCCGCCCTGCGGCTGGCCCTGTCGGTCCAGCTCCGGCTCCTGGCCCCCGTGCTGTCCTTCGCCGCCGAGGAGGTCTGGAGCTGGTGGCACGAGGAGGGCTCGTCGGTGCACGTGCAGCCCTGGCCGGTCGCGGCCGAGCTCGCCGCCGCGGTCAAGGGTGGCGACGTGGCGCTCCTGGGTGTGGTCGGTCAGGCCCTCACCGGTCTGCGCAAGGCCAAGTCGGAGGCCAAGGTCAAGATGCGGACCGCGATCTCCGCCGCGACCGTCGCCGGCCCCGCCGCCGACGTCGAGCGGGTGCGGGCCGCCCTGGGCGACCTGTCCGCGGCGGGCAAGGTGAGCGGGGAGATCGCGCTCGTCGACGGGGAGTCCCTGGAGGTCCGGGACGTCGAGCTCGTGACCGACGAGGTGCCCGCGTAG
- the tig gene encoding trigger factor — MKSAVENLTPTRVKLTVEVPAADLKPRLDAAYKSIGANVQIPGFRKGKVPARIIDQRFGRGAVVQEAVNEALPEYYTEAMQEHDLRPLGQPEVNLTSLPMTDDQDFVFEAEVDVVPSFELPDFSGIEVTVDPVELSEEDVQTRINALRERFGTLKSVKRKAKTGDHTTIDLSARIGEEEIDSVTGVSYEIGSGTMLEGLDKALRGTKTGETVEFTSPLAGGDRKGEQADVTVVVQAVKARELPELDDEFAQLASPFDTMAELEADLRKQAEQGARFEQGVAARDKVLEAMLAMVEIPVPANLVEQEVHRHLEGEGRLEDDEHRAEVTESTTKAMQTQFLLDALVERDEVGVDQGELIEYIMMTAQQYGMNPQEFAQQIDQQQQVPAMVPRWVRRKALASVLEAAKVVDTEGNVVDLDEIEPGDDDDEDGATRSCSRDQRRRGGTGGGRGPRGRRGRAAGRRGDRREGLTRSRRPSAPGARAGGRAFTGGVPRAQRRLGPPGPRARRARPDGRPAARAAPGRPRCRARRRSEPLARSGRAEKARTPTSAAVTGEGQLGQGGAGGGRAAQRQVVEDHRGQPGQRGQGQDRGAADHGTASGVEVPAASAPSVASPTAKRRAVRSTNRSSLLAARPRTVPAAQSVAAPTASSAACAEAMPTCSGSAKVISHPPTSAGTQKSR; from the coding sequence GTGAAGAGCGCTGTCGAGAACCTGACCCCGACGCGGGTCAAGCTGACCGTCGAGGTCCCCGCCGCCGACCTCAAGCCCCGCCTGGACGCCGCCTACAAGAGCATCGGCGCCAACGTCCAGATCCCGGGCTTCCGCAAGGGCAAGGTGCCGGCCAGGATCATCGACCAGCGCTTCGGTCGCGGCGCCGTCGTGCAGGAGGCCGTGAACGAGGCCCTGCCGGAGTACTACACCGAGGCCATGCAGGAGCACGACCTGCGCCCGCTGGGTCAGCCCGAGGTCAACCTGACCTCGCTGCCGATGACCGACGACCAGGACTTCGTCTTCGAGGCCGAGGTCGACGTGGTCCCCAGCTTCGAGCTGCCCGACTTCTCCGGCATCGAGGTGACGGTGGACCCGGTCGAGCTGTCCGAGGAGGACGTGCAGACCCGGATCAACGCGCTCCGCGAGCGCTTCGGCACGCTCAAGAGCGTCAAGCGCAAGGCCAAGACCGGCGACCACACGACGATCGACCTGTCGGCGCGGATCGGCGAGGAGGAGATCGACTCCGTCACCGGCGTCTCCTACGAGATCGGCTCGGGCACCATGCTCGAGGGCCTGGACAAGGCGCTGCGCGGCACCAAGACCGGTGAGACCGTCGAGTTCACCAGCCCCCTGGCCGGGGGCGACCGCAAGGGTGAGCAGGCCGACGTCACCGTCGTCGTGCAGGCCGTCAAGGCGCGCGAGCTGCCCGAGCTCGACGACGAGTTCGCCCAGCTGGCCAGCCCCTTCGACACCATGGCCGAGCTCGAGGCCGACCTGCGCAAGCAGGCCGAGCAGGGTGCGAGGTTCGAGCAGGGCGTCGCCGCCCGCGACAAGGTGCTCGAGGCCATGCTCGCCATGGTCGAGATCCCCGTGCCCGCCAACCTGGTGGAGCAGGAGGTGCACCGCCACCTGGAGGGTGAGGGTCGTCTCGAGGACGACGAGCACCGCGCTGAGGTCACCGAGTCGACCACCAAGGCGATGCAGACGCAGTTCCTGCTCGACGCGCTCGTCGAGCGTGACGAGGTGGGCGTCGACCAGGGCGAGCTCATCGAGTACATCATGATGACCGCCCAGCAGTACGGCATGAACCCCCAGGAGTTCGCCCAGCAGATCGACCAGCAGCAGCAGGTGCCGGCGATGGTTCCGAGGTGGGTCCGCCGCAAGGCCCTGGCCTCCGTGCTCGAGGCCGCGAAGGTCGTCGACACCGAGGGCAACGTGGTCGACCTGGACGAGATCGAGCCGGGTGACGACGACGACGAGGACGGGGCGACGAGGAGCTGCTCGAGAGACCAGCGACGACGTGGAGGCACCGGCGGAGGTCGAGGCCCCCGTGGACGCCGAGGTCGAGCCGCAGGACGCCGCGGAGACCGCCGAGAAGGCCTGACCCGCTCGCGACGCCCGTCCGCGCCTGGTGCGCGGGCGGGCGGTCGCGCGTTCACCGGTGGTGTCCCGCGTGCTCAACGGCGGCTCGGGCCGCCTGGGCCACGAGCCCGGCGCGCACGGCCGGACGGGAGGCCCGCTGCTCGTGCAGCGCCAGGGCGACCACGCTGCCGAGCACGACGGCGATCCGAGCCACTGGCTCGGTCCGGGCGCGCGGAGAAGGCGAGGACCCCGACCAGCGCGGCGGTCACGGGGGAAGGCCAGCTCGGCCAGGGTGGCGCGGGAGGCGGGCGTGCGGCCCAGCGCCAGGTAGTAGAGGACCATCGCGGTCAGCCCGGGCAGCGCGGCCAGGGCCAGGATCGAGGGGCGGCAGACCACGGCACGGCCAGCGGGGTCGAGGTGCCGGCCGCGAGCGCCCCGAGCGTCGCCAGCCCGACGGCGAAGCGCAGGGCCGTGAGGTCGACGAACCGCAGCTCGCTGCTCGCCGCCCGACCCAGGACCGTCCCGGCGGCCCAGAGCGTGGCCGCGCCGACCGCCAGCAGCGCCGCCTGCGCCGAGGCGATGCCGACCTGCAGCGGGTCCGCGAAGGTCATCAGCCACCCGCCGACGAGCGCCGGGACGCAGAAGAGCAGGTAG
- a CDS encoding disulfide bond formation protein DsbA, whose product MTNRAEMFFDPACPWAWMTSRWLMEVAEVRDLEITWSVMSLSVLNEGRDELPEDYKAFLAKGWVPVRTIIAATQGLGEDEANVLRKKMYDAYGRRIHLEGRGADDLPGITAEVVAELGLDPALNDAGSSDAHDEALRASHQRAIDLVGDEVGTPVVSVEGVAFFGPVVTPAPKGEAAGRLWDGCLLVAGTPGFYELKRSRTAGPDFS is encoded by the coding sequence ATGACGAACCGCGCCGAGATGTTCTTCGACCCCGCCTGCCCCTGGGCCTGGATGACCTCCCGCTGGCTGATGGAGGTCGCGGAGGTCCGCGACCTGGAGATCACCTGGTCGGTGATGAGCCTGTCGGTCCTCAACGAGGGCCGGGACGAGCTCCCCGAGGACTACAAGGCGTTCCTGGCCAAGGGATGGGTGCCGGTGCGGACGATCATCGCCGCCACCCAGGGTCTGGGCGAGGACGAGGCCAACGTACTGCGCAAGAAGATGTACGACGCCTACGGCCGGCGGATCCACCTGGAGGGCCGGGGCGCGGACGACCTGCCCGGCATCACCGCCGAGGTCGTCGCCGAGCTGGGTCTGGACCCGGCGCTGAACGACGCGGGCTCCTCCGACGCGCACGACGAGGCGCTGCGGGCCTCCCACCAGCGGGCCATCGACCTCGTCGGGGACGAGGTGGGCACCCCGGTGGTCTCGGTCGAGGGCGTGGCCTTCTTCGGCCCGGTCGTGACCCCGGCGCCCAAGGGCGAGGCGGCGGGCCGGCTGTGGGACGGGTGCCTCCTGGTCGCCGGCACCCCGGGCTTCTACGAGCTCAAGCGCAGCCGCACCGCCGGGCCGGACTTCAGCTGA
- a CDS encoding antitoxin codes for MGFMDKAKDAMGQHQDAIDKAVDQHGDGVVERAGDMIDERTGDKYADHVDKGQDMARERLGTDGTPTEGEPRG; via the coding sequence ATGGGATTTATGGACAAGGCCAAGGACGCGATGGGGCAGCACCAGGACGCGATCGACAAGGCCGTCGACCAGCACGGCGACGGCGTCGTGGAGCGAGCCGGTGACATGATCGACGAGCGCACCGGCGACAAGTACGCCGATCACGTCGACAAGGGGCAGGACATGGCCCGTGAGCGTCTCGGGACCGACGGCACTCCCACCGAGGGTGAGCCGCGCGGCTGA
- a CDS encoding AAA family ATPase: MSAAEVCALAGEVLDRVEQAVVGKREALTLVLTAVLARGHVLLEDFPGLGKTLAARSFAQTLGLDFTRAQFTPDLLPSDLTGSFVFDQRSSEFAFRPGPLFTGLLLADEINRTPPKTQSALLEAMQEHQVTVEGQTFALPQPFHVLATANPVEYEGTYPLPEAQLDRFLVRVSFGYPSPEEEWDVLRRRIGRRQEDQRLEAVTDAAGLTAMQEAIERLPVEDDISRYCVELASATRRHQAVLVGSSPRGSLALMLTSRAYAVVQGRDYVTPEDVKAVAHAVLDHRISIKPELWMSATGGHAVVTAALGQVPVPGSRTGAATVLG; encoded by the coding sequence CTGTCCGCCGCGGAGGTCTGCGCCCTGGCCGGTGAGGTGCTCGACCGGGTGGAGCAGGCGGTCGTCGGCAAGCGGGAGGCGCTGACGCTGGTGCTCACCGCCGTGCTCGCGCGGGGCCACGTCCTGCTCGAGGACTTTCCCGGCCTGGGCAAGACCCTGGCCGCACGCTCCTTCGCCCAGACCCTCGGCCTGGACTTCACCCGAGCCCAGTTCACCCCCGACCTGCTGCCGTCGGACCTCACCGGGTCCTTCGTCTTCGACCAGCGCAGCAGCGAGTTCGCCTTCCGCCCGGGGCCGCTGTTCACCGGGCTGCTGCTCGCGGACGAGATCAACCGCACCCCGCCCAAGACGCAGTCCGCGCTGCTGGAGGCGATGCAGGAGCACCAGGTCACCGTCGAGGGTCAGACCTTCGCGCTGCCCCAGCCCTTCCACGTGCTGGCGACCGCCAACCCGGTGGAGTACGAAGGCACCTACCCGCTCCCCGAGGCGCAGCTCGACCGGTTCCTCGTGCGGGTCTCCTTCGGCTACCCGAGCCCGGAGGAGGAGTGGGACGTGCTGCGCCGCCGGATCGGCCGCCGGCAGGAGGACCAGCGGCTGGAGGCCGTCACCGACGCCGCCGGGCTCACGGCGATGCAGGAGGCCATCGAGCGGCTGCCCGTCGAGGACGACATCAGCCGCTACTGCGTCGAGCTGGCCTCCGCCACGCGCCGCCACCAGGCGGTGCTCGTCGGCTCCTCCCCCCGCGGCTCGCTCGCGCTCATGCTGACGAGCCGGGCGTATGCCGTGGTGCAGGGGCGTGACTACGTCACCCCCGAGGACGTCAAGGCCGTCGCGCACGCCGTGCTCGACCACCGCATCTCGATCAAGCCCGAGCTGTGGATGTCGGCCACCGGCGGGCACGCCGTCGTCACCGCGGCCCTGGGCCAGGTGCCGGTCCCCGGCTCGCGCACGGGCGCCGCCACGGTCCTCGGGTGA
- a CDS encoding DUF4129 domain-containing protein: MRRGLTPTVIVAALTAVVGLALLVWGASNGSPLVAPPSSTWDSPAITLPQGEQVDAALETGADDDASPPEEASDLSQRLVDLVQLGIILAVLYGMLVLLRNLLDNRGDRRTDLPSPHEDELVALLEASSDEVRYRALTEGDPRNAVVACWVALEEAAHRSGLREDRSRTAAELTTSVLSRWQVDPQAITTLSEAYREARFSRHEVTEAQRAAAVDALETIHGDLLRRLRVEQGIDAPTPSPGPERS, translated from the coding sequence ATGCGCAGGGGCCTGACACCGACGGTCATCGTGGCCGCGCTCACGGCGGTCGTCGGTCTGGCCCTGCTCGTCTGGGGGGCGAGCAACGGCTCGCCGCTGGTGGCCCCGCCGAGCAGCACCTGGGACAGCCCGGCGATCACGCTGCCCCAGGGCGAGCAGGTCGACGCCGCCCTCGAGACGGGCGCCGATGACGACGCCAGCCCGCCGGAGGAGGCCTCCGACCTCAGCCAGCGGCTGGTCGACCTGGTCCAGCTCGGCATCATCCTCGCCGTGCTCTACGGCATGCTCGTGCTGCTGCGCAACCTGCTGGACAACCGGGGGGACCGGCGGACCGACCTCCCCTCCCCCCACGAGGACGAGCTGGTGGCGCTCCTGGAGGCCAGCAGCGACGAGGTCCGCTACCGCGCGCTGACCGAGGGTGACCCGCGCAACGCCGTCGTCGCGTGCTGGGTGGCGCTGGAGGAGGCCGCCCACCGCTCGGGGCTGCGGGAGGACCGCTCCCGCACGGCCGCCGAGCTGACCACCAGCGTACTCTCCCGCTGGCAGGTCGACCCGCAGGCGATCACGACCCTGTCCGAGGCCTACCGCGAGGCCCGCTTCTCCCGGCACGAGGTCACCGAGGCCCAGCGGGCCGCCGCCGTCGACGCGCTGGAGACCATCCACGGGGACCTGCTCCGGCGGCTGAGGGTCGAGCAGGGGATCGACGCACCCACGCCCTCCCCCGGCCCGGAGCGGTCGTGA
- a CDS encoding SIMPL domain-containing protein has protein sequence MDPRDTVVVTGTGRVAAAPDTLVVDLQLEGHAPTVGGALEALTTAVRACQDALPEQQLRTQGLGLHPRHDARGQQVGHTAHQSVQVRTADPTQVGELVARVAGAVGSGLGVNGLRPELSDPSEQAWRAREAAVDDARTRAEHYAQLTGRSLGPVLWIREGGEGGPPLPVREARMMASGPAVDPADQEVVAVVQMGWALLD, from the coding sequence ATGGACCCTCGTGACACCGTCGTCGTCACCGGCACGGGCCGGGTGGCGGCCGCCCCCGACACCCTCGTCGTCGACCTGCAGCTGGAGGGGCACGCCCCCACCGTCGGCGGGGCGCTGGAGGCTCTCACCACCGCCGTCCGCGCCTGCCAGGACGCGCTGCCCGAGCAGCAGCTGCGCACGCAGGGCCTCGGTCTGCACCCGCGCCACGACGCGCGCGGCCAGCAGGTGGGGCACACCGCCCACCAGTCGGTGCAGGTGCGCACCGCGGACCCGACGCAGGTGGGTGAGCTCGTGGCGCGCGTCGCCGGGGCCGTGGGGTCCGGGCTCGGCGTGAACGGGCTGCGCCCCGAGCTGTCGGACCCGAGCGAGCAGGCCTGGCGGGCGCGGGAGGCAGCCGTCGACGACGCGCGGACGCGGGCCGAACACTACGCCCAGCTGACCGGCCGCTCCCTCGGTCCGGTGCTCTGGATCCGGGAGGGCGGCGAGGGCGGCCCCCCGCTGCCGGTCCGCGAGGCCCGCATGATGGCCTCCGGTCCGGCCGTCGACCCGGCCGACCAGGAGGTCGTCGCGGTCGTGCAGATGGGCTGGGCGCTCCTCGACTGA
- a CDS encoding DUF58 domain-containing protein, protein MSRPRESVLTRRERWAPTHALLRCVAVVLLTAPIALLWRRPDLLVLAAPFAVVLAWSLVTRPRRVPEHRFALSHSLIREGQQVVAVGQVEPVEGAEIIAAAVSPAPFVEGIVQERTTGVRDADTLPVARGCAVVDAQGPTVDGRRRVLVGLRVTRWGVRRIGPMQVAAASSWGSFRWGPVPQEALGLRVLPQPAAFDSTAPAPHPRGLVGAHRSSRPGEGAEFATLRPFQLGDRLRRIHWPRSSRTGELFVTSSYADQDTHVAVLVDAHYDLGVSGGVDGAPSSLDRSVRAAAAVAEHFLQQGDRVSLRVLSARTPLTVPTGTGKRHGVRVLDTLCRIVPAVDEQTDPRRVHLGMQDGTLVVMISALVSPDALTQAATLAARGLSVVVVDALVDPEQGDVLPSTDRDPLARTAWRIRMLERDREIRAIRAQGIPVVPWLGPGSLDVVLRELARRGRRVGV, encoded by the coding sequence GTGAGCCGTCCCCGCGAGAGCGTCCTGACCCGGCGGGAGCGCTGGGCACCGACCCACGCGCTGCTGCGCTGCGTGGCGGTCGTGCTGCTCACCGCACCGATCGCGCTGCTGTGGCGCCGGCCCGACCTGCTGGTGCTGGCCGCTCCCTTCGCCGTCGTCCTCGCCTGGAGCCTGGTCACCCGGCCCCGGCGCGTGCCCGAGCACCGGTTCGCCCTGTCGCACAGCCTGATCCGGGAGGGGCAGCAGGTGGTGGCGGTCGGGCAGGTGGAGCCCGTGGAAGGGGCCGAGATCATCGCGGCGGCGGTCTCGCCCGCACCCTTCGTCGAGGGGATCGTCCAGGAGAGGACGACCGGGGTGCGCGACGCCGACACGCTGCCCGTCGCCCGCGGCTGCGCGGTCGTCGACGCCCAGGGGCCCACCGTCGACGGCCGGCGCCGCGTGCTGGTCGGGCTGCGCGTCACCCGGTGGGGCGTGCGGCGGATCGGCCCGATGCAGGTCGCGGCGGCCAGCTCCTGGGGCTCGTTCCGGTGGGGCCCGGTCCCGCAGGAGGCGCTGGGCCTGCGGGTGCTGCCGCAGCCCGCCGCCTTCGACAGCACCGCGCCGGCCCCGCACCCCCGCGGCCTCGTGGGTGCGCACCGGTCGTCAAGGCCCGGGGAGGGTGCGGAGTTCGCGACGCTGCGTCCCTTCCAGCTCGGCGACCGCCTCCGGCGCATCCACTGGCCCCGGTCCTCCCGCACCGGCGAGCTCTTCGTCACCTCCAGCTACGCCGACCAGGACACCCACGTCGCCGTGCTCGTGGACGCCCACTACGACCTGGGGGTCTCCGGCGGCGTCGACGGTGCGCCCAGCTCCCTGGACCGGTCCGTGCGGGCCGCCGCCGCCGTGGCCGAGCACTTCCTCCAGCAGGGCGACCGGGTCAGCCTGCGGGTCCTGTCCGCCCGCACGCCCCTGACCGTGCCGACCGGCACCGGGAAGCGCCACGGTGTTCGCGTGCTCGACACCCTGTGCCGGATCGTGCCCGCCGTCGACGAGCAGACCGACCCGCGCCGGGTGCACCTGGGCATGCAGGACGGCACCCTCGTCGTCATGATCTCGGCGCTGGTCTCCCCCGACGCGCTCACGCAGGCGGCGACGCTCGCCGCCCGGGGCCTGTCGGTGGTGGTGGTCGACGCGCTGGTGGACCCCGAGCAGGGTGACGTGCTGCCCTCGACCGACCGCGACCCCCTGGCCCGCACCGCCTGGCGCATCCGCATGCTCGAACGTGACCGGGAGATCCGGGCCATCCGGGCCCAGGGCATCCCGGTCGTGCCGTGGCTCGGCCCCGGCAGCCTGGACGTCGTGCTGCGCGAGCTGGCCCGGCGCGGTCGCCGGGTGGGGGTCTGA
- a CDS encoding ribose-5-phosphate isomerase — MRVHIGGDHAAYELQRDLVSWLAEQGHEVVDHGPEAYDATDDYPVHVLRAAAAVAADPGSLGIVLGGSGNGEQMAANKVPGIRAGLAWSPELARLTREHNDALVLSIGARFCSLEEGRAIAQAFLDTPFSGEERHQRRIDMMTAYEQDGTLPPLP; from the coding sequence ATGCGGGTGCACATCGGCGGCGACCACGCCGCTTACGAGCTGCAGCGGGACCTGGTGTCGTGGCTCGCAGAGCAGGGACACGAGGTCGTCGACCACGGCCCGGAGGCGTATGACGCCACGGACGACTACCCGGTCCACGTCCTGCGGGCGGCGGCGGCGGTGGCGGCCGACCCCGGCTCCCTCGGGATCGTCCTGGGCGGCTCCGGCAACGGTGAGCAGATGGCGGCCAACAAGGTGCCGGGCATCCGCGCCGGCCTCGCCTGGAGCCCCGAGCTCGCGCGCCTCACCCGGGAGCACAACGACGCGCTCGTGCTCTCGATCGGCGCCCGCTTCTGCAGCCTGGAGGAGGGCCGGGCCATCGCCCAGGCCTTCCTGGACACCCCCTTTTCGGGGGAGGAGCGGCACCAGCGCCGCATCGACATGATGACCGCCTACGAGCAGGACGGGACCCTTCCGCCCCTGCCCTGA
- a CDS encoding ATP-dependent Clp protease proteolytic subunit, protein MLPQFEERTSYGTKRQDPYTKLFEDRIIFLGVQVDDASADDVIAQLIVLESQDPDRDILMYINSPGGSFTALTAIYDTMQYIKPDVQTFVIGQAASAAAVLLAAGAKGKRFALPNARVLIHQPALMGGEYGQASDIEIQANEVLRMRTWLEETWAKHSGRDVEQVRKDIERDKILTAAEAKDYGLIDEVLASRKGTLDD, encoded by the coding sequence ATCCTCCCGCAGTTCGAGGAGCGCACCTCCTACGGCACCAAGCGCCAGGACCCCTACACCAAGCTCTTCGAGGACCGGATCATCTTCCTCGGCGTCCAGGTCGACGACGCGTCCGCCGACGACGTCATCGCCCAGCTGATCGTGCTGGAGAGCCAGGACCCGGACCGCGACATCCTCATGTACATCAACAGCCCCGGCGGCTCGTTCACGGCGCTCACCGCCATCTACGACACGATGCAGTACATCAAGCCGGACGTGCAGACCTTCGTCATCGGCCAGGCCGCCTCGGCCGCCGCGGTGCTGCTGGCCGCCGGCGCCAAGGGCAAGCGGTTCGCGCTGCCCAACGCCCGCGTGCTCATCCACCAGCCCGCCCTGATGGGTGGCGAGTACGGCCAGGCGTCCGACATCGAGATCCAGGCCAACGAGGTGCTCCGCATGCGCACCTGGCTCGAGGAGACCTGGGCCAAGCACTCCGGTCGCGACGTCGAGCAGGTCCGCAAGGACATCGAGCGCGACAAGATCCTCACCGCCGCCGAGGCCAAGGACTACGGCCTCATCGACGAGGTGCTCGCCTCGCGCAAGGGCACGCTCGACGACTGA